Proteins encoded within one genomic window of Chitinophaga parva:
- a CDS encoding ABC transporter permease — MFKLTLRNMWRNLLRDRQFTLLNIIGLSTGLCCALLIYLWVHDEKRIDKFHANDARLYQVMERRVKSNGIWTAKSNSGPMEDALRKEMPEIDKAVSTIPADENILSVDEAKPVRANGKQAGNDFFNIFSYELLRGDAPHVLADKQSIVLSDELAAKLFGNPAQAVGKTLRLNRNENMLVTGVFKNHNEISSDKFDFVISIDRSRDKDGSLGAWGSTYLNVFVTLKPGTDVAKFNAKFANFVKQHTEGKVTHRTPFLAHYSDLYLFGHFTDGKQDGGRIDYVRLFSIIAIFILLIACINFMNLATAKAAGRAREVGIKKAVGASRGVLILQYLGESTLMAFLSLAVALVMAAALLPLFNQVTGKTLSLLQVGPGFAQVTLLITVLTGLLAGSYPALYLARYKPAIVLKGEPRSAKGETFVRKGLVIFQFSLSVILIISVLVVYQQLHYLQTRNLGYDRTRVITFFKEGKLRDLATQQAFEAAAADLPGVAHISSMSHNLTGHTGGTYGVQWPGRDPNDKTEFEILQADYDLPETLGMQVKEGRTFSRAFAGDTARLVFNEAAIRYMGLQDPVGKTVKLWDQEVQIIGVLKDFNFESMHEKINPLFMMLSPGSTYRFLVQLEPGHEQQAIEGIQQLYTKFNPGFPFEFKYMDDNFQVLYKSEQQVSTLSRYFAGLAILISCLGLFGLAAFTAQKRNKEIGIRKVLGATVSGVVMLLSKDFLRLVLISVLIASPLAWWMMNKWLNGFAFRIDVSPAVFLLAAGGIIVITLITVSFQSIRAAMINPVKSLKAD; from the coding sequence ATGTTTAAACTTACCCTCCGGAACATGTGGCGCAACCTGCTCAGGGACCGCCAGTTCACCCTCCTCAATATCATTGGCCTTTCTACCGGCCTCTGTTGCGCCCTGCTCATTTATCTCTGGGTACATGACGAGAAACGCATTGATAAGTTCCATGCAAACGATGCACGGCTCTACCAGGTAATGGAACGCCGCGTAAAGTCCAACGGGATCTGGACAGCTAAAAGCAATTCCGGCCCCATGGAAGATGCACTGCGCAAGGAAATGCCGGAGATAGACAAAGCGGTGAGCACCATTCCCGCGGATGAAAACATTCTTTCCGTAGACGAAGCAAAACCTGTGAGGGCCAATGGCAAACAAGCCGGCAATGATTTCTTCAACATCTTCTCTTATGAATTGCTGCGGGGCGATGCACCGCATGTGCTGGCAGATAAACAAAGCATTGTGCTCTCCGACGAACTCGCGGCCAAACTCTTTGGCAACCCCGCACAAGCCGTGGGCAAGACCTTGCGGCTGAACCGCAATGAGAACATGCTGGTGACCGGTGTGTTCAAAAATCATAATGAAATTTCATCAGACAAATTTGATTTTGTAATCTCCATAGACCGGTCACGGGATAAGGATGGTTCCCTGGGCGCCTGGGGCAGCACTTACCTCAATGTGTTTGTAACGCTGAAACCCGGTACTGATGTAGCAAAGTTCAATGCCAAGTTTGCCAACTTTGTGAAGCAACATACAGAAGGCAAGGTAACCCACCGCACACCCTTCCTGGCCCATTACTCAGACCTGTATCTTTTTGGCCACTTTACAGATGGCAAACAGGATGGTGGCCGCATTGATTACGTGCGGCTGTTTTCTATTATCGCTATTTTTATATTGCTGATCGCGTGCATTAATTTCATGAACCTGGCCACTGCCAAGGCTGCAGGCCGCGCCAGGGAAGTGGGTATTAAAAAAGCAGTGGGCGCCAGCCGTGGTGTGCTGATCCTGCAATACCTGGGAGAATCTACCCTGATGGCCTTCCTCTCCCTGGCCGTAGCGCTGGTAATGGCGGCGGCACTGCTGCCCCTGTTTAACCAGGTAACCGGCAAAACACTGTCCCTGCTGCAGGTAGGACCTGGCTTTGCACAGGTAACCCTGCTGATCACGGTGCTCACCGGCTTACTGGCCGGCAGCTATCCTGCCCTGTACCTGGCCCGCTACAAACCTGCCATTGTATTGAAAGGAGAGCCCCGCAGTGCCAAGGGAGAAACCTTTGTGCGCAAAGGACTGGTGATCTTCCAGTTCAGTCTTTCTGTGATCCTCATCATTTCCGTGCTGGTGGTATACCAGCAGTTACATTACCTGCAAACCCGCAACCTGGGCTATGACCGTACCCGCGTGATCACTTTCTTCAAAGAAGGCAAGCTCCGGGACCTGGCCACCCAGCAAGCCTTTGAAGCCGCCGCTGCGGACCTGCCGGGTGTGGCACATATCTCCAGCATGTCTCACAATCTTACCGGCCATACCGGCGGCACTTACGGGGTGCAATGGCCTGGCCGCGATCCGAACGACAAAACAGAATTTGAGATCCTGCAGGCTGATTATGACCTGCCGGAAACACTTGGCATGCAGGTAAAAGAAGGCCGCACTTTTTCCCGCGCATTTGCAGGCGATACGGCCAGGCTGGTATTCAACGAAGCGGCCATCCGTTACATGGGCCTCCAGGACCCGGTGGGTAAAACGGTAAAGCTCTGGGACCAGGAGGTGCAGATCATTGGGGTACTGAAGGATTTCAATTTTGAATCCATGCATGAGAAGATCAATCCGTTGTTTATGATGCTCTCACCAGGCAGTACCTACCGCTTCCTGGTGCAGCTGGAGCCAGGTCACGAACAACAGGCCATTGAAGGCATACAGCAATTGTATACGAAGTTCAACCCGGGTTTTCCGTTTGAATTTAAATACATGGATGACAACTTCCAGGTGCTGTACAAATCAGAACAACAGGTGTCTACCCTCTCCCGCTATTTCGCAGGCCTGGCTATCCTCATCTCCTGCCTGGGATTGTTTGGGCTGGCGGCTTTCACGGCACAGAAACGTAATAAGGAAATTGGCATCCGCAAAGTACTGGGGGCAACCGTAAGTGGTGTAGTGATGTTGTTGTCCAAAGATTTCCTGCGCCTGGTGCTGATCTCCGTGCTGATCGCTTCACCGCTGGCCTGGTGGATGATGAACAAATGGCTGAATGGGTTTGCTTTCCGCATTGACGTAAGCCCCGCCGTGTTCCTGCTGGCAGCCGGTGGCATTATCGTGATCACGCTTATCACTGTAAGTTTCCAGAGCATCCGCGCAGCCATGATCAATCCCGTGAAGAGCCTGAAAGCAGACTAA
- a CDS encoding putative quinol monooxygenase produces MRIYLTAVVKSKPEHVAEVKTILQDMVVQSRKEPACLQYILHQGSEDPSLFVFHEIWENRAGLDAHNAQPYLQNFGSKAAALLQEPVALYFTDLI; encoded by the coding sequence ATGCGCATTTATCTGACCGCTGTTGTAAAAAGCAAACCGGAACACGTTGCCGAAGTAAAAACCATCCTGCAGGACATGGTGGTGCAAAGCCGCAAAGAACCGGCCTGCCTGCAGTACATCCTGCACCAGGGCAGCGAAGATCCCTCCCTGTTTGTCTTTCACGAGATCTGGGAAAACCGTGCAGGGTTGGATGCTCACAATGCACAGCCTTATCTTCAAAACTTTGGCAGCAAAGCCGCCGCTTTATTGCAGGAGCCGGTAGCGCTCTATTTTACAGATCTGATCTAA
- a CDS encoding NAD(P)H-dependent oxidoreductase, whose translation MTNIFIINGAQPFGHSGGRFNNTLTEAAVAYFESQPGFAIKVGNTAHYVPEEEVAKYVWADIVIYNFPVWWFQVPHKLKQYIDEVFTAGHNRGIYHSDGRHRSNPAINYGTGGQLHGRKYMVNSTWNAPEEAFTLPGEFFGETSVDKGVLFGFHRMNAFTGMQPLEGIHFHDVEKNAQVERDVARYLAHLQKVILPQPVAQAS comes from the coding sequence ATGACAAACATATTTATTATCAACGGGGCCCAGCCTTTCGGACACAGCGGCGGCCGTTTCAATAATACACTCACCGAGGCCGCAGTAGCCTATTTTGAATCGCAACCGGGCTTTGCCATAAAGGTGGGTAATACCGCGCATTATGTTCCGGAAGAAGAGGTGGCTAAATATGTGTGGGCGGATATCGTTATCTACAACTTTCCGGTGTGGTGGTTCCAGGTGCCACACAAATTAAAACAGTACATTGACGAGGTGTTCACCGCCGGCCATAACCGGGGCATCTATCATAGTGATGGCCGCCACCGCAGCAACCCTGCCATCAACTACGGCACCGGCGGGCAACTGCACGGGCGCAAATACATGGTAAATTCAACCTGGAATGCACCGGAAGAAGCCTTCACCCTGCCGGGCGAATTCTTTGGAGAGACCTCCGTGGACAAAGGCGTGCTCTTTGGCTTCCACCGCATGAATGCCTTTACCGGTATGCAACCCCTGGAAGGTATCCACTTCCATGATGTGGAAAAGAACGCGCAGGTGGAACGCGACGTGGCCCGCTACCTGGCACACCTTCAAAAAGTAATCCTGCCGCAACCTGTTGCGCAGGCATCATGA
- a CDS encoding LysR family transcriptional regulator gives MVNLEWYRSFKAIYKTGTITGAAEMLFVSQPGISLHLSSLENYVGYKLFDRTGRKMVPTEKGKVLYNAIIDPLSKLEDAETSFQRSTEQHTPTISVGMCFETFQYTLEQYVAELPFNMIISFGEYPEMIENLDKGILDLIITPQKSSSPNLDHEPFSSETIVLVGGTKVDDMAFRKLVRRKDLYLAEQWLKEQKWYGTTGDMEHLMRFWQLNFGNRPNFRPNYIVPNLNSIVRCLCSGVGLAVVPDFLCRKEVEAGQVKVIWEGRTPLKNTLYFGTRKKPAYPQEINVLKKLFREVMVEI, from the coding sequence ATGGTCAACCTGGAATGGTATCGCAGCTTTAAGGCTATTTACAAGACCGGCACGATCACGGGTGCTGCGGAGATGTTGTTCGTATCGCAGCCTGGCATCAGCCTGCATTTAAGTTCACTGGAAAATTATGTGGGTTATAAACTCTTTGACCGCACGGGCCGCAAGATGGTGCCCACGGAAAAAGGCAAGGTATTGTACAATGCCATCATTGATCCCCTGTCCAAGCTGGAAGATGCGGAAACCAGCTTCCAGCGCAGCACGGAGCAGCATACGCCTACTATCAGTGTGGGCATGTGTTTTGAAACTTTCCAGTATACCCTGGAGCAGTATGTAGCGGAGCTGCCTTTTAATATGATCATTTCTTTCGGCGAATACCCGGAAATGATAGAGAACCTGGACAAAGGTATCCTGGACCTGATCATCACGCCGCAAAAAAGCAGCTCGCCTAACCTGGACCACGAGCCCTTTTCGTCAGAGACCATTGTGCTGGTGGGGGGCACTAAAGTGGATGATATGGCTTTCCGCAAGCTGGTGCGCCGCAAAGACCTGTACCTGGCGGAGCAGTGGCTGAAGGAGCAGAAGTGGTATGGTACTACCGGTGATATGGAACACCTGATGCGCTTCTGGCAACTGAATTTTGGTAACCGTCCCAATTTCCGGCCTAACTATATTGTACCGAACCTGAACTCCATTGTACGTTGCCTGTGCAGTGGCGTAGGACTGGCCGTGGTGCCGGATTTCCTGTGCCGCAAGGAAGTAGAGGCCGGGCAGGTGAAAGTGATTTGGGAAGGCCGTACACCCCTGAAGAACACCCTTTATTTTGGCACCCGCAAGAAGCCGGCTTATCCCCAGGAAATAAACGTGCTCAAGAAATTATTCCGTGAAGTGATGGTGGAAATTTAA
- a CDS encoding SusC/RagA family TonB-linked outer membrane protein has translation MTKHITLLITCLLVSVLTFGQDRRVAGLVKDNKGSGIPGASIKVKGSNKGVVADKDGHFAIEVGANATLVFSSIGYLPQEQLVGSRTMIDVTLAEDSRQLTDVVVVGYGTRQKKDVTGAVSSVKTAQLEMEHPTSVTDQIRGNIPGISVSMNTSAKGGGTGDMLVRGKTTLTANTSPLIVLDGVIYYGQLQDINPNDIQSIDVLKDASALAVYGAKAATGVVAITTKRGKSGKPTISLNTNWGIAELESNQRVYGPQGFLDWRADVMRSTNTNNPYWQYSDPRHLPDSVSVDEWMARTNASGDPVEQWLSRLGLVANEIANYKAGKTIDWANAVFRKGLRQDHTISLSGRKDETVYYMSLNFTDNQNLIEGGEYKNVRARLNLESAATKWLTVGMNVQFARRDEGAIEADWTQITNNSPYGDFYDTTGALRRIPTDDAGLNARNPFLDNHYNDRMNIQTTIFTNLFGKVTLPFGITYQVNFTPGFDAYRIFNHGSDANPNVTIPGGTATREMEERYTWQVDNLLKWNHTFAKVHNVDITLLANAEKYQSWYSYMYNEGFNPNDQLGWHNIGAGNNPSESSDDRYYTGDALMGRLNYSYKDRYLLTASVRRDGYSAFGQRYPRATFPALALGWIFTEEQFVKKLNLDWLNYGKLRLSYGVNGNRDLRNSGGTVNPYAAVATVATDKYPVIAPDGSVTAGSQLWVSVMANKDLKWEQTESYNIGLDLSLFGNRLDASFDAYSKKTNDLLVSRNLPAMSGFDNVMTNIGEVDNKGFEISLSSRNIVDGPIKWNTGVTFALNRNEIKHLYGLAPTMDDKGNIVMKENNDTKNGWFIGKDIDAVWDYRIKGVWQSDEAATAKLYNAAPGDFKLEKMVNDGPNQYKYTDADKQFLGSKAPRFTWSLRNEFNIYNNFDFSFLLTSNVGQLKAFNQAKNSPGSVGFGRSTSYVMPYWTPNNPINDYARLNSGFSGTSFTVYRKNSFVRLSSISLGYNLPKYLLQSARIQNVKVYVNMTNAYVYAPTWNFWDPQNDGPTPRYITAGLNVTF, from the coding sequence ATGACAAAACACATTACTTTACTCATCACCTGCTTACTGGTGAGCGTACTGACCTTCGGGCAGGACCGGCGGGTAGCAGGCTTGGTGAAAGACAATAAGGGTTCGGGCATTCCCGGCGCTTCCATTAAAGTGAAGGGCAGCAACAAAGGGGTAGTGGCCGACAAGGATGGCCACTTTGCCATCGAAGTGGGCGCAAATGCCACCCTGGTATTCAGTAGCATCGGTTATCTGCCGCAAGAGCAGCTGGTAGGCAGCCGCACTATGATCGATGTTACACTGGCGGAAGATAGCCGTCAACTTACGGATGTGGTAGTCGTAGGTTACGGCACCCGCCAGAAAAAAGATGTAACTGGCGCGGTAAGCAGCGTAAAAACAGCACAGCTGGAAATGGAACATCCCACCAGCGTTACGGACCAGATCCGCGGTAACATTCCCGGCATCTCCGTATCTATGAACACTTCCGCAAAAGGCGGTGGCACCGGTGACATGCTGGTACGTGGCAAAACCACGCTCACGGCCAACACCAGCCCTCTGATCGTACTGGATGGTGTGATCTATTACGGACAGCTGCAGGACATCAACCCCAATGACATCCAGTCTATCGACGTACTGAAAGACGCGAGTGCACTGGCAGTGTACGGCGCCAAAGCAGCTACCGGCGTAGTAGCTATCACTACCAAGAGAGGTAAAAGCGGTAAGCCCACTATCTCCCTGAACACCAACTGGGGCATAGCAGAACTGGAAAGCAACCAGCGCGTGTATGGCCCGCAGGGCTTCCTGGACTGGCGCGCAGATGTAATGCGCAGCACCAACACGAACAACCCTTACTGGCAATACTCCGACCCACGCCACCTGCCGGACAGCGTTTCTGTAGACGAGTGGATGGCCCGCACCAATGCCTCCGGCGACCCGGTGGAACAATGGCTGAGCCGTTTGGGCCTGGTAGCCAATGAAATTGCCAATTACAAAGCCGGCAAAACCATTGACTGGGCAAATGCCGTGTTCCGCAAGGGCCTGCGCCAGGACCACACGATCAGCCTTTCCGGCCGTAAAGATGAAACCGTGTACTACATGTCACTGAACTTCACGGATAATCAGAACCTGATCGAAGGCGGTGAATACAAGAACGTACGTGCACGCCTGAACCTGGAATCGGCTGCTACCAAGTGGCTGACCGTGGGCATGAACGTGCAGTTTGCCCGCCGCGACGAAGGTGCTATTGAAGCGGATTGGACCCAGATCACGAACAACTCTCCTTACGGTGATTTTTATGATACCACGGGCGCGCTGCGCAGGATTCCCACGGATGACGCGGGTCTGAACGCACGCAACCCCTTCCTGGATAATCATTACAACGACCGTATGAATATCCAGACCACGATCTTCACCAACCTGTTTGGCAAAGTGACCCTGCCCTTTGGTATCACCTACCAGGTAAACTTTACACCGGGCTTTGATGCATACCGCATCTTCAACCATGGCTCTGATGCCAACCCGAACGTAACCATCCCCGGTGGTACCGCTACCCGTGAAATGGAAGAGCGTTACACCTGGCAGGTGGATAACCTGCTGAAATGGAACCACACCTTTGCCAAAGTGCATAATGTAGACATCACGCTGCTGGCCAACGCTGAAAAATACCAGAGCTGGTATTCCTACATGTACAATGAAGGTTTCAACCCCAACGACCAGCTGGGCTGGCACAACATCGGTGCCGGTAACAACCCCTCTGAAAGCAGTGATGACCGCTACTATACCGGCGATGCGCTGATGGGCCGTTTGAACTATTCTTACAAAGACCGCTACCTGCTCACGGCTTCCGTACGCCGCGATGGTTACTCCGCATTTGGCCAGCGTTATCCCCGTGCTACTTTCCCGGCACTGGCACTGGGCTGGATATTCACCGAAGAACAGTTTGTGAAGAAACTGAACCTGGACTGGCTGAACTATGGTAAACTGCGTCTTTCTTATGGCGTGAACGGTAACCGCGACCTCCGTAACAGCGGTGGTACCGTGAATCCTTACGCAGCAGTAGCCACGGTAGCTACGGACAAATACCCGGTGATTGCCCCCGATGGTTCTGTGACCGCCGGCAGCCAGCTGTGGGTGAGCGTAATGGCAAACAAGGACCTGAAATGGGAACAGACAGAATCCTACAACATCGGCCTGGACCTGAGCCTGTTTGGTAACAGGCTGGATGCATCGTTTGATGCGTATTCCAAGAAGACCAACGACCTGCTGGTAAGCCGCAACCTGCCTGCTATGTCTGGTTTTGATAACGTAATGACCAACATTGGCGAGGTAGATAACAAAGGCTTTGAGATCAGCCTGTCCAGCCGCAATATCGTGGATGGACCTATTAAGTGGAACACCGGTGTGACCTTTGCGCTGAACCGCAACGAGATCAAACACCTTTACGGTCTTGCTCCCACCATGGATGACAAGGGTAATATCGTGATGAAGGAAAATAACGATACCAAGAACGGCTGGTTCATTGGTAAAGACATTGATGCCGTTTGGGATTACAGGATCAAGGGCGTATGGCAGAGCGACGAAGCGGCTACTGCAAAGCTGTACAATGCAGCTCCCGGCGACTTTAAGCTGGAGAAAATGGTGAACGATGGCCCCAACCAGTACAAGTACACCGACGCTGACAAGCAGTTCCTGGGCTCTAAAGCACCCCGCTTTACCTGGTCACTGCGCAATGAATTCAATATTTACAACAACTTTGATTTCTCTTTCCTGCTTACCTCCAACGTGGGCCAGTTGAAGGCTTTCAACCAGGCGAAGAACAGCCCGGGCAGCGTGGGTTTTGGCCGTTCCACTTCTTATGTAATGCCTTACTGGACACCTAATAACCCGATCAATGATTACGCCCGCCTGAATTCCGGTTTCAGCGGCACCAGCTTCACGGTGTACCGTAAGAATTCTTTCGTGCGCCTCAGCTCTATCTCACTGGGTTACAACCTGCCAAAATACCTGCTGCAAAGCGCCAGGATCCAGAACGTGAAAGTGTACGTGAACATGACCAATGCTTACGTGTATGCCCCCACCTGGAATTTCTGGGATCCGCAGAATGATGGACCTACACCGCGTTATATCACCGCAGGCCTGAACGTAACCTTTTAA
- a CDS encoding RagB/SusD family nutrient uptake outer membrane protein: MKTRNFRYISLFWCTAASAVMVTSSCKKEFLAPKPLSFFTPDQTYNSPAGMQSALETLNANLRDEFFGDSAPMLTESIFSDVAVEGTTDKTTPAQDLNVRITPTAELNNNDYTKVRWYWIQWYKGIRYANTIIARINNVKWDSDAQKNQVLGAAYFHRAYRYYRLVHEFGDVPCILKEETAPNVAYHTVKREVILKQMKADLEQAEKMTSNTVAKGEVTSGAVSHLLAKVDLALGLFDDAIAAASHAIDGSPFKLMTQRFGSTAGDATRNVIWDLHRPDSKAAGNNTEVLYLVLDRESLSSAVQYGSQLMRNCTPFYALANTILTPGKRKTGITDAVSAEFPLTLWYGRGIGRYRGTWYSTHDIWTDNTDLRHAPGNWMNMTDLVYNNPGLKDATKGDPDWYGKNLEQFTKDNVTSRFLNGARDTIRCWFGWPHYKVFIGNGKTAADKWWSPPRGTNTDWYVFRLAETYLIRAEAYVWKGQQALAMADINQVRARAQAELLKDASQVDIGTVLDERARELYWEEARKTELTRIAYIFAQTGKAAPNGKTYSLANFSTNNYFYDRIMEKNDFYNKGVITNSGNYFTMSPYHVLWPIPDADIKLNIEWHMNQNLGYAGSETNIPADDQITQ, from the coding sequence ATGAAGACAAGAAACTTTAGATATATTTCCCTTTTCTGGTGTACCGCAGCATCCGCTGTGATGGTGACATCCAGCTGTAAAAAGGAATTCCTGGCGCCCAAGCCGCTGTCGTTCTTTACGCCAGACCAGACGTATAACTCACCGGCAGGTATGCAGTCTGCCCTGGAGACCCTCAACGCCAACCTGCGCGACGAGTTCTTTGGCGACTCTGCCCCGATGCTGACAGAATCCATCTTTTCCGATGTGGCCGTGGAAGGTACAACGGACAAGACCACGCCGGCGCAGGACCTCAACGTGCGCATCACGCCCACCGCAGAGCTTAACAATAACGACTATACGAAAGTACGCTGGTACTGGATCCAGTGGTACAAGGGTATCCGGTATGCCAATACCATCATTGCACGTATTAACAACGTGAAATGGGACAGCGATGCACAAAAGAACCAGGTGCTGGGTGCTGCTTATTTTCACCGTGCCTACCGCTACTACCGCCTGGTGCATGAATTTGGTGATGTGCCCTGCATCCTGAAAGAAGAAACCGCGCCGAACGTGGCTTATCACACCGTAAAGCGTGAAGTGATCCTGAAGCAAATGAAAGCTGACCTGGAGCAGGCGGAAAAGATGACCTCCAACACCGTGGCAAAAGGTGAAGTGACCAGTGGCGCTGTCAGCCACCTGCTGGCCAAGGTAGACCTGGCCCTGGGTCTGTTTGATGATGCCATCGCCGCAGCCAGCCACGCTATTGACGGCAGCCCCTTTAAACTGATGACCCAGCGCTTTGGCAGCACCGCCGGCGATGCCACCAGGAATGTGATCTGGGACCTGCACCGCCCGGACTCCAAAGCTGCCGGTAACAATACGGAAGTACTGTACCTGGTACTGGACCGGGAAAGCCTTTCCAGCGCAGTACAATATGGCTCCCAACTGATGCGTAACTGCACGCCTTTCTACGCCCTGGCAAACACCATCCTTACACCCGGTAAAAGAAAGACCGGTATCACGGATGCCGTATCCGCGGAGTTCCCGCTTACCCTCTGGTATGGCCGTGGCATTGGCCGCTACCGCGGTACCTGGTATTCTACCCATGACATCTGGACAGACAATACAGACCTGCGTCATGCACCGGGCAACTGGATGAATATGACAGACCTGGTGTATAACAACCCCGGCCTGAAAGACGCTACCAAAGGTGATCCGGACTGGTATGGCAAGAACCTGGAACAGTTTACGAAAGACAACGTAACCTCCCGCTTCCTCAACGGTGCACGTGATACCATCCGCTGCTGGTTTGGCTGGCCGCATTACAAAGTGTTTATCGGCAACGGTAAAACTGCTGCAGACAAGTGGTGGTCACCTCCCAGAGGTACTAACACGGACTGGTATGTATTCCGCCTGGCAGAAACTTACCTGATCCGTGCAGAGGCATACGTGTGGAAAGGCCAGCAGGCCCTGGCTATGGCAGACATCAACCAGGTACGCGCCCGCGCCCAGGCGGAGTTGCTGAAAGATGCTTCGCAGGTGGATATCGGCACCGTACTGGACGAACGTGCCCGCGAGCTGTATTGGGAAGAAGCCCGCAAGACAGAATTGACCCGTATTGCTTACATCTTTGCGCAAACCGGTAAAGCTGCACCCAATGGCAAGACTTATTCCCTGGCCAATTTCTCCACCAATAACTATTTCTACGATCGCATCATGGAGAAGAATGACTTCTACAACAAGGGTGTGATCACCAACTCCGGCAACTACTTTACCATGTCGCCCTATCACGTACTGTGGCCTATCCCTGACGCGGATATCAAGCTGAACATCGAATGGCACATGAACCAGAACCTGGGCTATGCGGGATCAGAAACCAACATCCCCGCAGATGACCAGATCACCCAATAA
- a CDS encoding SusD/RagB family nutrient-binding outer membrane lipoprotein: MKIFHKAMNRASLIGLTALTLGLGACTKNFDLYNTDNTGVSNGQLDPDFNKLTLLRYAQRSIYNFAGGGDPNSFQLQQNLAADCFSGYLMSATPFNGGQNNLNYFLVTGWNGEAFKVGYLNVMSNIATLRSLGVDKQYPAVWAIALTTQVEAMSRITDIYGPIPYSKAGTAKTGIPYDSQQDVYNLFFRQLDTATAAFRDFIASNGSYPFSSTKYDATNYNGNMTQWLHFANSLRLRLAIHISNVDPVTAKQQGELAMAPASGGLITTNADNFSLPTTDGGLSNPLAFISINWADIRINAAIATYMTGYKDPRISRYMDKSTDGSFAPAYEGIRIGSITSANVKGDYQNYASVSASSFGLKSNVTLMTAAEVYFLRAEAALKNWSNVNGSAQSLYEAGITTSMSQWNVAPGAYITDASSKPASYHDPKNKKNDHDSLTNTTIAWSDAATDAVKLERVITQKWIAMFPEGQEAWTEFRRTGYPKLFPVVNNNSGGTIDGTIQIRRLPFPQQEYNTNGAEVQKAITLLGNGKPDNGGTRLWWDTGK, encoded by the coding sequence ATGAAAATTTTCCATAAAGCAATGAACCGGGCCAGCCTGATAGGACTTACGGCACTGACACTGGGCCTGGGCGCATGCACGAAGAACTTTGATCTTTACAACACTGACAATACCGGCGTATCCAACGGACAACTGGACCCGGACTTCAACAAACTGACCCTGCTGCGTTATGCACAGCGTTCTATTTATAACTTTGCCGGCGGTGGAGACCCCAACTCTTTCCAGCTGCAGCAAAACCTGGCGGCAGACTGCTTTTCCGGCTACCTGATGTCTGCCACACCGTTTAACGGTGGCCAGAATAACCTGAACTATTTCCTGGTGACCGGCTGGAACGGGGAAGCTTTTAAAGTAGGCTACCTGAACGTGATGTCCAACATCGCTACCCTGCGCAGCCTGGGCGTGGACAAACAATACCCCGCGGTATGGGCCATTGCGCTCACTACGCAGGTAGAAGCCATGAGCCGCATCACAGATATTTACGGGCCCATTCCTTACAGCAAGGCTGGTACCGCTAAAACCGGCATCCCTTACGATTCACAACAGGATGTATACAACCTGTTCTTCCGCCAGCTGGACACCGCTACTGCCGCATTCCGCGACTTCATTGCCAGCAACGGTTCTTACCCATTCTCTTCCACAAAGTATGACGCTACGAACTACAATGGTAACATGACGCAGTGGCTGCACTTTGCCAACTCCCTGCGCCTGCGCCTGGCTATCCACATTTCCAACGTGGATCCTGTCACCGCCAAGCAACAGGGTGAACTGGCCATGGCGCCTGCCAGCGGCGGTCTGATCACCACCAATGCGGACAATTTCAGCCTGCCCACCACGGATGGCGGCCTGTCCAATCCCCTGGCCTTCATCTCCATCAACTGGGCGGATATCCGCATCAACGCGGCCATTGCCACTTACATGACCGGTTACAAGGACCCGCGCATTTCCCGTTATATGGACAAGAGCACTGACGGTTCTTTTGCACCGGCCTATGAAGGTATCCGCATTGGCTCCATCACTTCTGCCAATGTGAAAGGAGACTACCAGAACTACGCTTCTGTGAGTGCATCCAGCTTTGGCCTGAAATCCAATGTGACGCTGATGACCGCTGCGGAAGTATACTTCCTGCGTGCAGAAGCTGCGCTGAAAAACTGGTCCAATGTCAATGGCAGCGCACAGTCGCTCTATGAAGCAGGCATCACTACGTCCATGTCCCAGTGGAATGTAGCACCCGGCGCTTACATCACCGATGCCTCCAGCAAACCCGCTTCTTATCACGATCCGAAGAACAAGAAAAATGATCACGACAGCCTGACCAACACCACCATCGCCTGGAGTGATGCTGCAACAGATGCGGTGAAACTGGAACGCGTGATCACGCAGAAATGGATCGCCATGTTCCCCGAAGGACAGGAAGCGTGGACAGAGTTCCGCCGCACGGGCTACCCGAAACTGTTCCCCGTGGTGAACAATAACAGCGGTGGTACGATAGACGGTACCATCCAGATCCGTCGCCTGCCCTTCCCGCAACAGGAATACAACACCAATGGCGCGGAAGTACAGAAAGCCATTACCCTGCTTGGCAACGGTAAGCCCGACAATGGCGGTACCCGCCTGTGGTGGGATACCGGGAAATAA